Proteins co-encoded in one Erinaceus europaeus chromosome 2, mEriEur2.1, whole genome shotgun sequence genomic window:
- the LOC132536777 gene encoding tubulin alpha-8 chain-like → MPSDRSTGDGNESLSTFFSETSTGNRVPRAVFVDLEPTVIDEIRSGPYCKLFHPDQLITGKEDAANNYARGHYSLGREVIDPVSDQIRKLADKCDGLQGFLVFHSFGGGTGSGFTSLLMERLSVDYGNKSKLQFSIYPSPRVSTAVVESYNSILTTHSTLEHCDCDFMVDNEATYNICCRNLDIERPTYINLNRLISQVASSITASLRFDGALNVDLAEFQTNLVPYPRIHFPLTTYAPVISAEKAYHEELSVPEITKACFEPNNQMVKCDPRHGKYMACCLLYRGDMVAKDVSAAIASIKNKHSIQFVDWCPTGFKVGINYQPPTVVPGGDLAKVQRSVCLLSNTTAIAEAWARLNHKFDLMFAKRAFVHWYIGEGMGEGEFSEAREDMAALEKDYEEIGADSADGDDEGEEY, encoded by the exons atgcccagtgacaggtCCACTGGGGATGGAAATGAATCCTTAAGCACCTTTTTTAGTGAAACTAGCACTGGCAATCGTGTACCAAGGGCTGTGTTTGTAGACCTGGAACCCACAGTCATTG ATGAAATTCGCAGTGGCCCCTACTGCAAGCTATTCCACCCTGATCAGCTCATCACGGGCAAGGAAGACGCTGCTAATAACTACGCTCGTGGACATTACAGCTTGGGCAGGGAGGTTATAGACCCTGTCTCCGATCAGATTCGGAAACTG GCCGACAAGTGCGATGGTCTTCAGGGATTCCTGGTTTTCCACAGCTTTGGTGGGGGAACTGGTTCTGGGTTCACCTCTCTCCTGATGGAGCGTCTCTCTGTCGACTATGGCAATAAGTCCAAGCTCCAGTTTTCCATCTACCCATCTCCCCGGGTGTCCACAGCTGTCGTGGAATCCTACAACTCCATCCTCACCACTCACAGCACCCTGGAGCATTGTGACTGTGACTTCATGGTAGACAATGAAGCCACCTATAACATCTGTTGTCGAAATCTGGACATTGAACGACCAACCTACATCAACCTCAATCGCCTTATTAGTCAGGTAGCGTCCTCCATCACTGCTTCCCTCAGGTTTGATGGAGCCCTGAATGTTGACCTGGCAGAATTCCAGACCAACTTGGTGCCCTATCCCCGCATCCACTTCCCTTTAACCACCTATGCCCCTGTAATATCTGCTGAGAAAGCATACCATGAAGAACTTTCAGTTCCAGAAATCACCAAGGCATGCTTTGAGCCAAACAACCAGATGGTGAAATGTGACCCTCGCCATGGTAAATACATGGCCTGCTGCCTCTTGTACCGTGGTGACATGGTCGCCAAAGATGTCAGTGCTGCCATTGCCAGCATTAAGAACAAGCATAGCATCCAGTTTGTGGACTGGTGCCCCACTGGCTTCAAAGTTGGCATTAATTACCAGCCTCCCACTGTGGTCCCTGGTGGAGACCTGGCCAAGGTCCAGCGGTCTGTGTGCTTGCTGAGTAACACCACAGCCATTGCTGAAGCCTGGGCCCGGCTGAACCACAAGTTTGACCTGATGTTTGCAAAGCGTGCATTTGTCCATTGGTATATCGGTGAGGGCATGggggagggagagttttctgagGCCCGAGAGGACATGGCTGCCTTAGAGAAGGATTATGAGGAGATTGGAGCAGATAGTGCTGATGGAGATGATGAGGGTGAAGAGTATTAA